The Bos mutus isolate GX-2022 chromosome 12, NWIPB_WYAK_1.1, whole genome shotgun sequence genome includes a window with the following:
- the CARS2 gene encoding probable cysteine--tRNA ligase, mitochondrial isoform X4 has product MLGTRRACGGAWLLRAARGPEPGRSASGARGQGWLQPTGYDTGVKVYNSLTRRKDPLIVSRADAASWYSCGPTVYDHAHLGHACSYVRFDIIRRILSRVFGCTVVMVMGITDVDDKIIRRANEIRNLCLVSPRVRCPPWPPWKRSARSRDAGVAVGAMSVSPASLARLYEEDFKQDMAALKVLPPTAYLRVTEHVPQIVAFIERLIANGHAYCTAKGNVYFDLQSRGDRYGKLVGVAPGPVGEPVDSDKRHTSDFALWKAAKPQEPFWGSPWGDGRPGWHIECSTIASLVFGSQLDIHSGGVDLAFPHHENEIAQCEAFHQCPQWGNYFLHSGHLHVKGGGEKMSKSLKNYITIKDFLRSTSPDVFRLFCLRSSYRSAIDYSEGALLEARSLLRATAAFVEDARAYLRGQLAGGPIQEDVLWERLGRTKAAVQAALADDFDTVRAVDAVMDLVHHGNRQLKAASEEPRGPRSPAVLGAIVASVEQFFETVGISLAERQCVPGAGSPAALHSLVEELVRFRLKVRQFALASGEAPGEARRQRLLERQPLLEACDALRRDLAVHGISIKV; this is encoded by the exons ATGCTGGGGACGCGCCGGGCCTGCGGGGGCGCTTGGCTGCTCCGGGCCGCACGGGGCCCGGAGCCGGGCCGCTCCGCGTCGGGGGCGCGCGGGCAGGGCTGGCTGCAGCCCACGGGCTACGACACGGGCGTCAAGGTGTACAACAGCCTCACCCGGAGGAAGGACCCGTTGATTGTGAGCCGAGCGGACGCCGCCTCCTG GTACAGCTGCGGACCAACGGTCTACGATCACGCACACCTGGGTCATGCTTG CTCCTACGTCAGATTTGATATAATTCGGAGGATCCTCAGCAGGGTGTTCGGGTGCACCGTCGTCATGGTGATGGGAATCACAGACGTGGACGATAAGATAATCAGACGCGCCAACGAG ATCCGCAACCTGTGCCTGGTGTCCCCTAGGGTCAGGTGTCCGCCCTGGCCACCATGGAAGCGCAGCGCGAGGTCACGTGATGCTGGCGTGGCCGTGGGCGCC ATGAGCGTGTCGCCCGCGTCCCTGGCCCGTCTTTACGAAGAAGACTTCAAACAGGACATGGCGGCCCTTAAG GTCCTCCCACCCACCGCCTACCTGCGGGTGACCGAGCACGTGCCTCAGATCGTCGCCTTCATCGAGAGACTCATCGCCAACGGGCACGCTTATTGCACAGCAAAAG GCAACGTCTACTTTGACCTGCAGTCGCGAGGCGACAGGTACGGCAAGCTGGTTGGCGTGGCACCTGGGCCGGTTGGAGAGCCAG TTGACTCCGACAAGCGGCACACCAGCGACTTCGCACTGTGGAAGGCGGCGAAGCCCCAGGAGCCGTTCTGGGGCTCCCCGTGGGGCGATGGGAGGCCCGGCTGGCACATCGAGTGTTCCACCATCGCCAG TCTGGTATTCGGAAGTCAGCTGGACATCCATTCGGGCGGCGTGGACCTGGCGTTCCCACACCATGAGAACGAGATTGCCCAGTGCGAGGCCTTCCACCAGTGCCCGCAGTGGGGGAACTACTTCCTGCACTCCG GGCACCTGCACGTGAAGGGCGGAGGAGAGAAGATGTCCAAGTCGCTGAAGAACTACATCACCATTAAG GACTTCCTCCGCTCCACCTCTCCCGACGTCTTCCGGCTCTTCTGCCTGCGGAGCAGCTACAGGTCAG CCATCGACTATAGCGAGGGCGCCCTGCTGGAGGCCAGGAGCCTGCTGCGGGCCACGGCCGCCTTCGTGGAGGACGCGCGGGCATACCTGAGAGGCCAGCTGGCCGGCGGGCCCATCCAGGAGGACGTGCTATGGGAGAG GCTGGGCCGCACCAAGGCGGCCGTGCAGGCGGCCTTGGCGGACGACTTCGACACGGTGCGGGCAGTGGATGCCGTCATGGACCTTGTCCACCACGGGAACAGGCAGCTGAAGGCGGCCTCCGAG GAGCCCCGTGGTCCCCGGAGCCCCGCCGTGCTGGGAGCCATCGTGGCCTCCGTGGAGCAGTTCTTTGAGACGGTGGGCATTTCTCTGGCCGAGCGACAG TGTGTTCCAGGGGCGGGCAGCCCGGCCGCCCTGCACAGCCTGGTGGAGGAGCTGGTCCGCTTCCGGCTGAAGGTCCGCCAGTTCGCTCTGGCCTCCGGGGAGGCCCCTGGGGAGGCGCGGCGGCAGCGGCTCCTGGAGCGGCAGCCCCTGCTGGAGGCCTGCGACGCACTACGCAGGGACCTGGCCGTCCATGGCATCAGCATCAAG GTGTAA
- the CARS2 gene encoding probable cysteine--tRNA ligase, mitochondrial isoform X6, whose product MVMGITDVDDKIIRRANEIRNLCLVSPRVRCPPWPPWKRSARSRDAGVAVGAMSVSPASLARLYEEDFKQDMAALKVLPPTAYLRVTEHVPQIVAFIERLIANGHAYCTAKGNVYFDLQSRGDRYGKLVGVAPGPVGEPVDSDKRHTSDFALWKAAKPQEPFWGSPWGDGRPGWHIECSTIASLVFGSQLDIHSGGVDLAFPHHENEIAQCEAFHQCPQWGNYFLHSGHLHVKGGGEKMSKSLKNYITIKDFLRSTSPDVFRLFCLRSSYRSAIDYSEGALLEARSLLRATAAFVEDARAYLRGQLAGGPIQEDVLWERLGRTKAAVQAALADDFDTVRAVDAVMDLVHHGNRQLKAASEEPRGPRSPAVLGAIVASVEQFFETVGISLAERQCVPGAGSPAALHSLVEELVRFRLKVRQFALASGEAPGEARRQRLLERQPLLEACDALRRDLAVHGISIKEWLVHMGAAGSEDRRPQTQELRTGEARPWSPATVLHPLSHSKPSCESCCCGCFPLNQADTTPEPLWCEQRC is encoded by the exons ATGGTGATGGGAATCACAGACGTGGACGATAAGATAATCAGACGCGCCAACGAG ATCCGCAACCTGTGCCTGGTGTCCCCTAGGGTCAGGTGTCCGCCCTGGCCACCATGGAAGCGCAGCGCGAGGTCACGTGATGCTGGCGTGGCCGTGGGCGCC ATGAGCGTGTCGCCCGCGTCCCTGGCCCGTCTTTACGAAGAAGACTTCAAACAGGACATGGCGGCCCTTAAG GTCCTCCCACCCACCGCCTACCTGCGGGTGACCGAGCACGTGCCTCAGATCGTCGCCTTCATCGAGAGACTCATCGCCAACGGGCACGCTTATTGCACAGCAAAAG GCAACGTCTACTTTGACCTGCAGTCGCGAGGCGACAGGTACGGCAAGCTGGTTGGCGTGGCACCTGGGCCGGTTGGAGAGCCAG TTGACTCCGACAAGCGGCACACCAGCGACTTCGCACTGTGGAAGGCGGCGAAGCCCCAGGAGCCGTTCTGGGGCTCCCCGTGGGGCGATGGGAGGCCCGGCTGGCACATCGAGTGTTCCACCATCGCCAG TCTGGTATTCGGAAGTCAGCTGGACATCCATTCGGGCGGCGTGGACCTGGCGTTCCCACACCATGAGAACGAGATTGCCCAGTGCGAGGCCTTCCACCAGTGCCCGCAGTGGGGGAACTACTTCCTGCACTCCG GGCACCTGCACGTGAAGGGCGGAGGAGAGAAGATGTCCAAGTCGCTGAAGAACTACATCACCATTAAG GACTTCCTCCGCTCCACCTCTCCCGACGTCTTCCGGCTCTTCTGCCTGCGGAGCAGCTACAGGTCAG CCATCGACTATAGCGAGGGCGCCCTGCTGGAGGCCAGGAGCCTGCTGCGGGCCACGGCCGCCTTCGTGGAGGACGCGCGGGCATACCTGAGAGGCCAGCTGGCCGGCGGGCCCATCCAGGAGGACGTGCTATGGGAGAG GCTGGGCCGCACCAAGGCGGCCGTGCAGGCGGCCTTGGCGGACGACTTCGACACGGTGCGGGCAGTGGATGCCGTCATGGACCTTGTCCACCACGGGAACAGGCAGCTGAAGGCGGCCTCCGAG GAGCCCCGTGGTCCCCGGAGCCCCGCCGTGCTGGGAGCCATCGTGGCCTCCGTGGAGCAGTTCTTTGAGACGGTGGGCATTTCTCTGGCCGAGCGACAG TGTGTTCCAGGGGCGGGCAGCCCGGCCGCCCTGCACAGCCTGGTGGAGGAGCTGGTCCGCTTCCGGCTGAAGGTCCGCCAGTTCGCTCTGGCCTCCGGGGAGGCCCCTGGGGAGGCGCGGCGGCAGCGGCTCCTGGAGCGGCAGCCCCTGCTGGAGGCCTGCGACGCACTACGCAGGGACCTGGCCGTCCATGGCATCAGCATCAAG GAGTGGCTCGTCCACATGGGAGCTGCTGGATCCGAGGACAGAAGACCCCAAACCCAGGAGCTGAGGACGGGGGAAGCGAGGCCGTGGTCTCCTGCCACGGTTCTGCACCCTTTAAGTCACAGTAAACCTTCATGTGAAAGTTGCTGTTGTGGCTGTTTTCCCTTAAACCAAGCCGACACCACCCCAGAACCCCTTTGGTGTGAGCAGAGGTGCTGA
- the CARS2 gene encoding probable cysteine--tRNA ligase, mitochondrial isoform X2 — protein sequence MLGTRRACGGAWLLRAARGPEPGRSASGARGQGWLQPTGYDTGVKVYNSLTRRKDPLIVSRADAASWYSCGPTVYDHAHLGHACSYVRFDIIRRILSRVFGCTVVMVMGITDVDDKIIRRANEMSVSPASLARLYEEDFKQDMAALKVLPPTAYLRVTEHVPQIVAFIERLIANGHAYCTAKGNVYFDLQSRGDRYGKLVGVAPGPVGEPVDSDKRHTSDFALWKAAKPQEPFWGSPWGDGRPGWHIECSTIASLVFGSQLDIHSGGVDLAFPHHENEIAQCEAFHQCPQWGNYFLHSGHLHVKGGGEKMSKSLKNYITIKDFLRSTSPDVFRLFCLRSSYRSAIDYSEGALLEARSLLRATAAFVEDARAYLRGQLAGGPIQEDVLWERLGRTKAAVQAALADDFDTVRAVDAVMDLVHHGNRQLKAASEEPRGPRSPAVLGAIVASVEQFFETVGISLAERQCVPGAGSPAALHSLVEELVRFRLKVRQFALASGEAPGEARRQRLLERQPLLEACDALRRDLAVHGISIKEWLVHMGAAGSEDRRPQTQELRTGEARPWSPATVLHPLSHSKPSCESCCCGCFPLNQADTTPEPLWCEQRC from the exons ATGCTGGGGACGCGCCGGGCCTGCGGGGGCGCTTGGCTGCTCCGGGCCGCACGGGGCCCGGAGCCGGGCCGCTCCGCGTCGGGGGCGCGCGGGCAGGGCTGGCTGCAGCCCACGGGCTACGACACGGGCGTCAAGGTGTACAACAGCCTCACCCGGAGGAAGGACCCGTTGATTGTGAGCCGAGCGGACGCCGCCTCCTG GTACAGCTGCGGACCAACGGTCTACGATCACGCACACCTGGGTCATGCTTG CTCCTACGTCAGATTTGATATAATTCGGAGGATCCTCAGCAGGGTGTTCGGGTGCACCGTCGTCATGGTGATGGGAATCACAGACGTGGACGATAAGATAATCAGACGCGCCAACGAG ATGAGCGTGTCGCCCGCGTCCCTGGCCCGTCTTTACGAAGAAGACTTCAAACAGGACATGGCGGCCCTTAAG GTCCTCCCACCCACCGCCTACCTGCGGGTGACCGAGCACGTGCCTCAGATCGTCGCCTTCATCGAGAGACTCATCGCCAACGGGCACGCTTATTGCACAGCAAAAG GCAACGTCTACTTTGACCTGCAGTCGCGAGGCGACAGGTACGGCAAGCTGGTTGGCGTGGCACCTGGGCCGGTTGGAGAGCCAG TTGACTCCGACAAGCGGCACACCAGCGACTTCGCACTGTGGAAGGCGGCGAAGCCCCAGGAGCCGTTCTGGGGCTCCCCGTGGGGCGATGGGAGGCCCGGCTGGCACATCGAGTGTTCCACCATCGCCAG TCTGGTATTCGGAAGTCAGCTGGACATCCATTCGGGCGGCGTGGACCTGGCGTTCCCACACCATGAGAACGAGATTGCCCAGTGCGAGGCCTTCCACCAGTGCCCGCAGTGGGGGAACTACTTCCTGCACTCCG GGCACCTGCACGTGAAGGGCGGAGGAGAGAAGATGTCCAAGTCGCTGAAGAACTACATCACCATTAAG GACTTCCTCCGCTCCACCTCTCCCGACGTCTTCCGGCTCTTCTGCCTGCGGAGCAGCTACAGGTCAG CCATCGACTATAGCGAGGGCGCCCTGCTGGAGGCCAGGAGCCTGCTGCGGGCCACGGCCGCCTTCGTGGAGGACGCGCGGGCATACCTGAGAGGCCAGCTGGCCGGCGGGCCCATCCAGGAGGACGTGCTATGGGAGAG GCTGGGCCGCACCAAGGCGGCCGTGCAGGCGGCCTTGGCGGACGACTTCGACACGGTGCGGGCAGTGGATGCCGTCATGGACCTTGTCCACCACGGGAACAGGCAGCTGAAGGCGGCCTCCGAG GAGCCCCGTGGTCCCCGGAGCCCCGCCGTGCTGGGAGCCATCGTGGCCTCCGTGGAGCAGTTCTTTGAGACGGTGGGCATTTCTCTGGCCGAGCGACAG TGTGTTCCAGGGGCGGGCAGCCCGGCCGCCCTGCACAGCCTGGTGGAGGAGCTGGTCCGCTTCCGGCTGAAGGTCCGCCAGTTCGCTCTGGCCTCCGGGGAGGCCCCTGGGGAGGCGCGGCGGCAGCGGCTCCTGGAGCGGCAGCCCCTGCTGGAGGCCTGCGACGCACTACGCAGGGACCTGGCCGTCCATGGCATCAGCATCAAG GAGTGGCTCGTCCACATGGGAGCTGCTGGATCCGAGGACAGAAGACCCCAAACCCAGGAGCTGAGGACGGGGGAAGCGAGGCCGTGGTCTCCTGCCACGGTTCTGCACCCTTTAAGTCACAGTAAACCTTCATGTGAAAGTTGCTGTTGTGGCTGTTTTCCCTTAAACCAAGCCGACACCACCCCAGAACCCCTTTGGTGTGAGCAGAGGTGCTGA
- the CARS2 gene encoding probable cysteine--tRNA ligase, mitochondrial isoform X3 — protein sequence MLGTRRACGGAWLLRAARGPEPGRSASGARGQGWLQPTGYDTGVKVYNSLTRRKDPLIVSRADAASWYSCGPTVYDHAHLGHACSYVRFDIIRRILSRVFGCTVVMVMGITDVDDKIIRRANEIRNLCLVSPRVRCPPWPPWKRSARSRDAGVAVGAMSVSPASLARLYEEDFKQDMAALKVLPPTAYLRVTEHVPQIVAFIERLIANGHAYCTAKGNVYFDLQSRGDRYGKLVGVAPGPVGEPVDSDKRHTSDFALWKAAKPQEPFWGSPWGDGRPGWHIECSTIASLVFGSQLDIHSGGVDLAFPHHENEIAQCEAFHQCPQWGNYFLHSGHLHVKGGGEKMSKSLKNYITIKDFLRSTSPDVFRLFCLRSSYRSAIDYSEGALLEARSLLRATAAFVEDARAYLRGQLAGGPIQEDVLWERLGRTKAAVQAALADDFDTVRAVDAVMDLVHHGNRQLKAASEEPRGPRSPAVLGAIVASVEQFFETVGISLAERQCVPGAGSPAALHSLVEELVRFRLKVRQFALASGEAPGEARRQRLLERQPLLEACDALRRDLAVHGISIKDRSGSSTWELLDPRTEDPKPRS from the exons ATGCTGGGGACGCGCCGGGCCTGCGGGGGCGCTTGGCTGCTCCGGGCCGCACGGGGCCCGGAGCCGGGCCGCTCCGCGTCGGGGGCGCGCGGGCAGGGCTGGCTGCAGCCCACGGGCTACGACACGGGCGTCAAGGTGTACAACAGCCTCACCCGGAGGAAGGACCCGTTGATTGTGAGCCGAGCGGACGCCGCCTCCTG GTACAGCTGCGGACCAACGGTCTACGATCACGCACACCTGGGTCATGCTTG CTCCTACGTCAGATTTGATATAATTCGGAGGATCCTCAGCAGGGTGTTCGGGTGCACCGTCGTCATGGTGATGGGAATCACAGACGTGGACGATAAGATAATCAGACGCGCCAACGAG ATCCGCAACCTGTGCCTGGTGTCCCCTAGGGTCAGGTGTCCGCCCTGGCCACCATGGAAGCGCAGCGCGAGGTCACGTGATGCTGGCGTGGCCGTGGGCGCC ATGAGCGTGTCGCCCGCGTCCCTGGCCCGTCTTTACGAAGAAGACTTCAAACAGGACATGGCGGCCCTTAAG GTCCTCCCACCCACCGCCTACCTGCGGGTGACCGAGCACGTGCCTCAGATCGTCGCCTTCATCGAGAGACTCATCGCCAACGGGCACGCTTATTGCACAGCAAAAG GCAACGTCTACTTTGACCTGCAGTCGCGAGGCGACAGGTACGGCAAGCTGGTTGGCGTGGCACCTGGGCCGGTTGGAGAGCCAG TTGACTCCGACAAGCGGCACACCAGCGACTTCGCACTGTGGAAGGCGGCGAAGCCCCAGGAGCCGTTCTGGGGCTCCCCGTGGGGCGATGGGAGGCCCGGCTGGCACATCGAGTGTTCCACCATCGCCAG TCTGGTATTCGGAAGTCAGCTGGACATCCATTCGGGCGGCGTGGACCTGGCGTTCCCACACCATGAGAACGAGATTGCCCAGTGCGAGGCCTTCCACCAGTGCCCGCAGTGGGGGAACTACTTCCTGCACTCCG GGCACCTGCACGTGAAGGGCGGAGGAGAGAAGATGTCCAAGTCGCTGAAGAACTACATCACCATTAAG GACTTCCTCCGCTCCACCTCTCCCGACGTCTTCCGGCTCTTCTGCCTGCGGAGCAGCTACAGGTCAG CCATCGACTATAGCGAGGGCGCCCTGCTGGAGGCCAGGAGCCTGCTGCGGGCCACGGCCGCCTTCGTGGAGGACGCGCGGGCATACCTGAGAGGCCAGCTGGCCGGCGGGCCCATCCAGGAGGACGTGCTATGGGAGAG GCTGGGCCGCACCAAGGCGGCCGTGCAGGCGGCCTTGGCGGACGACTTCGACACGGTGCGGGCAGTGGATGCCGTCATGGACCTTGTCCACCACGGGAACAGGCAGCTGAAGGCGGCCTCCGAG GAGCCCCGTGGTCCCCGGAGCCCCGCCGTGCTGGGAGCCATCGTGGCCTCCGTGGAGCAGTTCTTTGAGACGGTGGGCATTTCTCTGGCCGAGCGACAG TGTGTTCCAGGGGCGGGCAGCCCGGCCGCCCTGCACAGCCTGGTGGAGGAGCTGGTCCGCTTCCGGCTGAAGGTCCGCCAGTTCGCTCTGGCCTCCGGGGAGGCCCCTGGGGAGGCGCGGCGGCAGCGGCTCCTGGAGCGGCAGCCCCTGCTGGAGGCCTGCGACGCACTACGCAGGGACCTGGCCGTCCATGGCATCAGCATCAAG GACAGGAGTGGCTCGTCCACATGGGAGCTGCTGGATCCGAGGACAGAAGACCCCAAACCCAGGAGCTGA
- the CARS2 gene encoding probable cysteine--tRNA ligase, mitochondrial isoform X1, whose translation MLGTRRACGGAWLLRAARGPEPGRSASGARGQGWLQPTGYDTGVKVYNSLTRRKDPLIVSRADAASWYSCGPTVYDHAHLGHACSYVRFDIIRRILSRVFGCTVVMVMGITDVDDKIIRRANEIRNLCLVSPRVRCPPWPPWKRSARSRDAGVAVGAMSVSPASLARLYEEDFKQDMAALKVLPPTAYLRVTEHVPQIVAFIERLIANGHAYCTAKGNVYFDLQSRGDRYGKLVGVAPGPVGEPVDSDKRHTSDFALWKAAKPQEPFWGSPWGDGRPGWHIECSTIASLVFGSQLDIHSGGVDLAFPHHENEIAQCEAFHQCPQWGNYFLHSGHLHVKGGGEKMSKSLKNYITIKDFLRSTSPDVFRLFCLRSSYRSAIDYSEGALLEARSLLRATAAFVEDARAYLRGQLAGGPIQEDVLWERLGRTKAAVQAALADDFDTVRAVDAVMDLVHHGNRQLKAASEEPRGPRSPAVLGAIVASVEQFFETVGISLAERQCVPGAGSPAALHSLVEELVRFRLKVRQFALASGEAPGEARRQRLLERQPLLEACDALRRDLAVHGISIKEWLVHMGAAGSEDRRPQTQELRTGEARPWSPATVLHPLSHSKPSCESCCCGCFPLNQADTTPEPLWCEQRC comes from the exons ATGCTGGGGACGCGCCGGGCCTGCGGGGGCGCTTGGCTGCTCCGGGCCGCACGGGGCCCGGAGCCGGGCCGCTCCGCGTCGGGGGCGCGCGGGCAGGGCTGGCTGCAGCCCACGGGCTACGACACGGGCGTCAAGGTGTACAACAGCCTCACCCGGAGGAAGGACCCGTTGATTGTGAGCCGAGCGGACGCCGCCTCCTG GTACAGCTGCGGACCAACGGTCTACGATCACGCACACCTGGGTCATGCTTG CTCCTACGTCAGATTTGATATAATTCGGAGGATCCTCAGCAGGGTGTTCGGGTGCACCGTCGTCATGGTGATGGGAATCACAGACGTGGACGATAAGATAATCAGACGCGCCAACGAG ATCCGCAACCTGTGCCTGGTGTCCCCTAGGGTCAGGTGTCCGCCCTGGCCACCATGGAAGCGCAGCGCGAGGTCACGTGATGCTGGCGTGGCCGTGGGCGCC ATGAGCGTGTCGCCCGCGTCCCTGGCCCGTCTTTACGAAGAAGACTTCAAACAGGACATGGCGGCCCTTAAG GTCCTCCCACCCACCGCCTACCTGCGGGTGACCGAGCACGTGCCTCAGATCGTCGCCTTCATCGAGAGACTCATCGCCAACGGGCACGCTTATTGCACAGCAAAAG GCAACGTCTACTTTGACCTGCAGTCGCGAGGCGACAGGTACGGCAAGCTGGTTGGCGTGGCACCTGGGCCGGTTGGAGAGCCAG TTGACTCCGACAAGCGGCACACCAGCGACTTCGCACTGTGGAAGGCGGCGAAGCCCCAGGAGCCGTTCTGGGGCTCCCCGTGGGGCGATGGGAGGCCCGGCTGGCACATCGAGTGTTCCACCATCGCCAG TCTGGTATTCGGAAGTCAGCTGGACATCCATTCGGGCGGCGTGGACCTGGCGTTCCCACACCATGAGAACGAGATTGCCCAGTGCGAGGCCTTCCACCAGTGCCCGCAGTGGGGGAACTACTTCCTGCACTCCG GGCACCTGCACGTGAAGGGCGGAGGAGAGAAGATGTCCAAGTCGCTGAAGAACTACATCACCATTAAG GACTTCCTCCGCTCCACCTCTCCCGACGTCTTCCGGCTCTTCTGCCTGCGGAGCAGCTACAGGTCAG CCATCGACTATAGCGAGGGCGCCCTGCTGGAGGCCAGGAGCCTGCTGCGGGCCACGGCCGCCTTCGTGGAGGACGCGCGGGCATACCTGAGAGGCCAGCTGGCCGGCGGGCCCATCCAGGAGGACGTGCTATGGGAGAG GCTGGGCCGCACCAAGGCGGCCGTGCAGGCGGCCTTGGCGGACGACTTCGACACGGTGCGGGCAGTGGATGCCGTCATGGACCTTGTCCACCACGGGAACAGGCAGCTGAAGGCGGCCTCCGAG GAGCCCCGTGGTCCCCGGAGCCCCGCCGTGCTGGGAGCCATCGTGGCCTCCGTGGAGCAGTTCTTTGAGACGGTGGGCATTTCTCTGGCCGAGCGACAG TGTGTTCCAGGGGCGGGCAGCCCGGCCGCCCTGCACAGCCTGGTGGAGGAGCTGGTCCGCTTCCGGCTGAAGGTCCGCCAGTTCGCTCTGGCCTCCGGGGAGGCCCCTGGGGAGGCGCGGCGGCAGCGGCTCCTGGAGCGGCAGCCCCTGCTGGAGGCCTGCGACGCACTACGCAGGGACCTGGCCGTCCATGGCATCAGCATCAAG GAGTGGCTCGTCCACATGGGAGCTGCTGGATCCGAGGACAGAAGACCCCAAACCCAGGAGCTGAGGACGGGGGAAGCGAGGCCGTGGTCTCCTGCCACGGTTCTGCACCCTTTAAGTCACAGTAAACCTTCATGTGAAAGTTGCTGTTGTGGCTGTTTTCCCTTAAACCAAGCCGACACCACCCCAGAACCCCTTTGGTGTGAGCAGAGGTGCTGA
- the CARS2 gene encoding probable cysteine--tRNA ligase, mitochondrial isoform X5: MLGTRRACGGAWLLRAARGPEPGRSASGARGQGWLQPTGYDTGVKVYNSLTRRKDPLIVSRADAASWYSCGPTVYDHAHLGHACSYVRFDIIRRILSRVFGCTVVMVMGITDVDDKIIRRANEMSVSPASLARLYEEDFKQDMAALKVLPPTAYLRVTEHVPQIVAFIERLIANGHAYCTAKGNVYFDLQSRGDRYGKLVGVAPGPVGEPVDSDKRHTSDFALWKAAKPQEPFWGSPWGDGRPGWHIECSTIASLVFGSQLDIHSGGVDLAFPHHENEIAQCEAFHQCPQWGNYFLHSGHLHVKGGGEKMSKSLKNYITIKDFLRSTSPDVFRLFCLRSSYRSAIDYSEGALLEARSLLRATAAFVEDARAYLRGQLAGGPIQEDVLWERLGRTKAAVQAALADDFDTVRAVDAVMDLVHHGNRQLKAASEEPRGPRSPAVLGAIVASVEQFFETVGISLAERQCVPGAGSPAALHSLVEELVRFRLKVRQFALASGEAPGEARRQRLLERQPLLEACDALRRDLAVHGISIKDRSGSSTWELLDPRTEDPKPRS, encoded by the exons ATGCTGGGGACGCGCCGGGCCTGCGGGGGCGCTTGGCTGCTCCGGGCCGCACGGGGCCCGGAGCCGGGCCGCTCCGCGTCGGGGGCGCGCGGGCAGGGCTGGCTGCAGCCCACGGGCTACGACACGGGCGTCAAGGTGTACAACAGCCTCACCCGGAGGAAGGACCCGTTGATTGTGAGCCGAGCGGACGCCGCCTCCTG GTACAGCTGCGGACCAACGGTCTACGATCACGCACACCTGGGTCATGCTTG CTCCTACGTCAGATTTGATATAATTCGGAGGATCCTCAGCAGGGTGTTCGGGTGCACCGTCGTCATGGTGATGGGAATCACAGACGTGGACGATAAGATAATCAGACGCGCCAACGAG ATGAGCGTGTCGCCCGCGTCCCTGGCCCGTCTTTACGAAGAAGACTTCAAACAGGACATGGCGGCCCTTAAG GTCCTCCCACCCACCGCCTACCTGCGGGTGACCGAGCACGTGCCTCAGATCGTCGCCTTCATCGAGAGACTCATCGCCAACGGGCACGCTTATTGCACAGCAAAAG GCAACGTCTACTTTGACCTGCAGTCGCGAGGCGACAGGTACGGCAAGCTGGTTGGCGTGGCACCTGGGCCGGTTGGAGAGCCAG TTGACTCCGACAAGCGGCACACCAGCGACTTCGCACTGTGGAAGGCGGCGAAGCCCCAGGAGCCGTTCTGGGGCTCCCCGTGGGGCGATGGGAGGCCCGGCTGGCACATCGAGTGTTCCACCATCGCCAG TCTGGTATTCGGAAGTCAGCTGGACATCCATTCGGGCGGCGTGGACCTGGCGTTCCCACACCATGAGAACGAGATTGCCCAGTGCGAGGCCTTCCACCAGTGCCCGCAGTGGGGGAACTACTTCCTGCACTCCG GGCACCTGCACGTGAAGGGCGGAGGAGAGAAGATGTCCAAGTCGCTGAAGAACTACATCACCATTAAG GACTTCCTCCGCTCCACCTCTCCCGACGTCTTCCGGCTCTTCTGCCTGCGGAGCAGCTACAGGTCAG CCATCGACTATAGCGAGGGCGCCCTGCTGGAGGCCAGGAGCCTGCTGCGGGCCACGGCCGCCTTCGTGGAGGACGCGCGGGCATACCTGAGAGGCCAGCTGGCCGGCGGGCCCATCCAGGAGGACGTGCTATGGGAGAG GCTGGGCCGCACCAAGGCGGCCGTGCAGGCGGCCTTGGCGGACGACTTCGACACGGTGCGGGCAGTGGATGCCGTCATGGACCTTGTCCACCACGGGAACAGGCAGCTGAAGGCGGCCTCCGAG GAGCCCCGTGGTCCCCGGAGCCCCGCCGTGCTGGGAGCCATCGTGGCCTCCGTGGAGCAGTTCTTTGAGACGGTGGGCATTTCTCTGGCCGAGCGACAG TGTGTTCCAGGGGCGGGCAGCCCGGCCGCCCTGCACAGCCTGGTGGAGGAGCTGGTCCGCTTCCGGCTGAAGGTCCGCCAGTTCGCTCTGGCCTCCGGGGAGGCCCCTGGGGAGGCGCGGCGGCAGCGGCTCCTGGAGCGGCAGCCCCTGCTGGAGGCCTGCGACGCACTACGCAGGGACCTGGCCGTCCATGGCATCAGCATCAAG GACAGGAGTGGCTCGTCCACATGGGAGCTGCTGGATCCGAGGACAGAAGACCCCAAACCCAGGAGCTGA